A window of the Leucothrix mucor DSM 2157 genome harbors these coding sequences:
- a CDS encoding Do family serine endopeptidase produces MSQIIRPATIKAFSAMLLTGILLATSYAAKADGLPNLVDVIEKNRNSVVNIATKGSSDPTVNTGSNSLDLDSLPPQLREFFKGMPAPNAKPKSQPFRSLGSGFIISSDGYVVTNAHVIDDAESIRVTLKDRRELDAKVIGVDENSDIALLKVEAKDLPVATFGDSSKLKVGQWVVAIGAPFGLEHSASQGIVSALARSLNDGVNNTTYVPFIQTDVAVNPGNSGGPLFDLDGNVVGVNSMIYSRSGGYMGISFSIPANTVKNVTTQLKEKGYVSRGKLGVLIQDVTQELADSFNLPGPTGALVARVETDSAADKAGLKTGDVIVSFNSVPVYTSSDLPPLVGNTEIGKHVPVTLIRAGKEVKVEVVVGQLKPTPDAKVAKAAAAKDGFGVAVGPLDEEQRKATRSDKGVVVNQVIGDSTAEKAGILVNDIIVSFNNKEVATPDELRQAIKDAPKGRSVPVLVIRDNSARYIPVHLPE; encoded by the coding sequence GTGAGCCAGATAATTAGGCCAGCAACCATTAAAGCATTTTCCGCAATGCTTCTAACAGGTATTTTACTTGCCACATCCTATGCCGCGAAGGCAGATGGACTCCCTAATCTCGTCGATGTAATCGAGAAGAACCGTAATTCGGTCGTTAACATCGCCACAAAAGGCAGCTCAGACCCGACGGTAAACACTGGAAGCAACAGTCTGGATCTGGATAGCCTGCCACCGCAACTGCGTGAGTTCTTTAAAGGCATGCCAGCGCCAAATGCTAAGCCAAAATCGCAGCCATTTCGTTCATTGGGCTCCGGCTTCATCATCTCATCCGATGGTTATGTTGTCACCAACGCCCATGTAATTGATGATGCAGAAAGCATTCGCGTGACCTTAAAAGATCGTCGCGAGTTAGATGCAAAAGTGATTGGTGTCGATGAAAACAGCGACATCGCATTGTTAAAAGTTGAAGCTAAAGATTTGCCAGTGGCGACCTTTGGTGATTCATCAAAATTGAAAGTTGGCCAGTGGGTTGTAGCGATTGGCGCACCATTTGGTTTAGAGCACAGTGCTTCGCAAGGTATTGTCAGCGCACTGGCTCGTAGCTTAAATGACGGCGTAAACAACACAACGTATGTGCCATTCATCCAAACGGACGTTGCGGTTAACCCTGGTAACTCAGGCGGCCCACTGTTCGATTTAGATGGCAATGTCGTTGGTGTGAACTCCATGATTTACAGCCGCAGTGGCGGTTACATGGGAATCTCATTCTCCATTCCAGCGAACACGGTTAAGAATGTAACCACACAGCTGAAGGAAAAAGGCTATGTAAGCCGCGGCAAACTGGGTGTATTGATTCAGGATGTTACTCAGGAGTTGGCAGATTCGTTCAACCTACCTGGCCCAACCGGCGCACTAGTTGCCCGTGTCGAGACGGATAGTGCAGCGGATAAAGCGGGCCTAAAAACCGGTGATGTCATCGTGTCGTTTAACAGCGTACCAGTTTACACCTCTTCAGATTTACCACCATTGGTTGGTAACACTGAAATCGGTAAACACGTACCAGTGACACTGATCCGTGCTGGTAAGGAAGTTAAGGTTGAAGTGGTCGTAGGCCAGTTAAAACCAACACCGGATGCGAAAGTGGCTAAAGCTGCTGCCGCTAAAGATGGGTTTGGCGTTGCCGTTGGCCCACTGGATGAAGAGCAGCGTAAAGCGACTCGTTCTGACAAAGGTGTGGTTGTAAATCAGGTAATCGGTGACAGCACTGCTGAGAAAGCCGGCATCCTAGTTAACGACATTATCGTATCGTTTAATAACAAAGAAGTGGCTACACCAGATGAGCTTCGCCAAGCGATTAAAGATGCCCCTAAAGGCCGCTCAGTACCCGTGCTAGTCATTCGTGACAACTCTGCGCGTTACATTCCGGTGCACTTACCTGAGTAA
- a CDS encoding DUF4234 domain-containing protein — MSEHDPYTPPESDLRPKQDPNFIQNFPRFPTMLFVGIGILTMGLFVYYWIYTRNQMLNRCIPASLRMPEWLVNSTVILGVIGFVMSSIQLMMPETGLATSTSGAQGILGLLSFVMALVWLFNFRRQLNRLTGAVPGDAVWVNGLLLFLFTTYYLQYKINKIHDHGPMQRVSSDDDDEDVEQSRQGTIEL; from the coding sequence ATGTCGGAGCACGACCCGTATACCCCGCCAGAGTCTGATTTACGACCGAAGCAGGACCCTAATTTTATCCAGAACTTCCCACGTTTCCCAACCATGTTATTTGTTGGTATCGGTATTCTTACCATGGGATTGTTTGTGTATTACTGGATTTATACCCGCAATCAAATGTTAAACCGCTGTATACCCGCCTCGCTCAGAATGCCGGAATGGTTGGTCAACTCTACCGTGATTCTGGGTGTGATCGGTTTTGTAATGTCCTCGATTCAATTGATGATGCCGGAAACTGGGCTGGCGACTTCAACCTCTGGTGCACAAGGCATTTTGGGGCTGTTATCGTTTGTGATGGCGTTAGTATGGCTATTTAATTTTCGCCGTCAATTAAACCGTTTGACGGGTGCGGTACCGGGTGATGCGGTTTGGGTAAACGGCTTATTACTGTTTTTGTTTACCACTTACTATCTGCAATACAAGATCAATAAAATTCATGATCACGGTCCAATGCAGCGTGTTTCTTCAGATGACGACGATGAAGATGTTGAGCAATCCAGGCAAGGCACCATCGAGCTGTAA
- a CDS encoding M50 family metallopeptidase: protein MYIDQKDKTPSSRAEKIFILILSGLFLFMMCMEMISDYEPRKLSMLLFILFWVPLLFLHEFGHALMAKFCGWEVKRTVIGFGSVMHTTRLFGAPMEIRMVPLEGFVSIAPLNMSWVRVKHALIYFAGPGIELLVFFAIMVFLGTDQIFAHHDNYAQIALQSLAFAALAGAIINLIPIGIQTESGNSPNDGLGILLCLTSSKLDYELWIQENQKS, encoded by the coding sequence ATGTATATTGACCAAAAAGACAAAACACCCAGCTCTCGCGCTGAGAAAATATTCATCCTAATCCTAAGCGGGCTGTTCCTGTTTATGATGTGCATGGAAATGATCAGCGACTACGAGCCTCGCAAGCTATCCATGCTGCTATTCATCCTATTCTGGGTGCCTTTATTATTCCTGCATGAGTTTGGACACGCATTAATGGCAAAGTTCTGTGGCTGGGAAGTTAAACGCACGGTAATTGGCTTTGGTAGCGTGATGCACACCACTCGCTTATTTGGCGCGCCAATGGAAATTCGCATGGTGCCGCTGGAAGGGTTTGTCAGTATTGCACCGCTGAATATGAGCTGGGTACGCGTAAAACATGCGCTGATTTATTTTGCAGGCCCTGGCATTGAGCTGCTGGTGTTTTTTGCGATCATGGTTTTTTTAGGCACTGATCAGATTTTTGCACACCATGATAATTATGCGCAGATAGCCTTGCAGAGTCTGGCTTTTGCAGCTTTAGCAGGTGCCATTATCAATTTGATTCCGATTGGTATTCAAACGGAATCTGGCAACTCCCCAAATGACGGTTTAGGTATTTTGCTGTGTTTGACCAGTAGTAAATTAGATTATGAGCTCTGGATTCAGGAGAACCAAAAATCCTAA
- a CDS encoding alpha/beta hydrolase family protein produces MRLILILTTMLLLSACGGSSSNSDGDTEPGALLRSSVLNEYKVSENTFLTLFSVISGRNYDVKVVKLVYKTTLENGDRVNASGIVAIPQGKTTASPMLSYQHGTIFLDSAVPSNNPSFDTSPLLAASAGFVVVATDYIGYGESKSLTHPYIQAIPSANSVIDLLRAARSYLQAQSVELNQQLFLAGYSEGGYATIAAHQRMQTLYADEFTVTASIAGAGPYDVRGMTDEVLLNQSTLSQPAYFSFVVHAYDTWYDLENLTLRAIQSPYDRVLDSRYNGDYSSAAVNSVLPRAKDELFDPAFLSEYAGLAGELTLKYRLEDNNVYDWTPHAPVRLFHGQNDDIVPYQNAVNALTSMQANGAADVTLEDCNAVPSTHVNCAASFALYLTSYLLSEAEGR; encoded by the coding sequence ATGCGTTTAATTCTTATTTTAACAACGATGCTATTGCTGAGTGCTTGCGGTGGTAGCAGTAGCAACTCTGATGGTGATACCGAACCGGGAGCCTTACTTCGTAGCTCTGTGCTCAATGAATACAAAGTTTCTGAAAACACCTTTTTAACGCTGTTTTCCGTGATTTCCGGGCGTAATTACGACGTTAAAGTGGTTAAGCTAGTGTACAAAACCACACTGGAAAACGGGGATCGGGTGAATGCTTCGGGGATTGTAGCGATTCCGCAAGGCAAAACTACAGCAAGCCCAATGCTGAGTTACCAGCACGGTACAATTTTTCTGGATAGTGCGGTACCCAGTAATAATCCCTCATTTGACACGAGCCCGTTGCTGGCTGCATCGGCTGGCTTTGTGGTGGTGGCGACGGACTATATTGGCTACGGCGAGTCTAAATCACTGACTCATCCTTATATTCAGGCAATTCCCAGTGCTAACAGCGTGATTGATTTATTGCGGGCTGCGCGCTCTTACCTGCAAGCCCAATCCGTTGAATTAAATCAGCAGCTATTCTTAGCCGGTTACTCCGAAGGTGGCTATGCCACGATTGCCGCGCATCAACGCATGCAAACGTTATATGCCGATGAGTTTACGGTGACTGCCAGTATCGCTGGGGCAGGGCCTTATGATGTGCGTGGCATGACGGATGAGGTTTTGCTTAATCAGTCGACGCTAAGTCAGCCCGCTTATTTTAGCTTTGTGGTACATGCCTATGACACATGGTATGACTTGGAAAATCTCACCTTGCGCGCCATTCAATCGCCTTACGATCGGGTGCTGGACAGCCGCTATAACGGTGATTACAGCAGTGCTGCGGTGAATAGCGTGTTGCCACGGGCTAAGGATGAGTTATTTGACCCGGCTTTCTTAAGTGAGTATGCCGGATTGGCTGGTGAGTTAACGCTGAAGTATCGCTTGGAAGACAATAATGTGTATGACTGGACTCCGCACGCACCAGTGCGCTTATTCCACGGACAAAACGATGACATCGTACCGTATCAAAATGCAGTAAATGCATTGACGAGTATGCAAGCCAATGGCGCGGCGGATGTCACGCTGGAAGACTGCAATGCAGTGCCATCCACTCATGTGAACTGTGCGGCTTCCTTTGCGCTCTACTTAACCTCTTATTTGCTATCAGAGGCGGAAGGGCGCTAA
- the sbcB gene encoding exodeoxyribonuclease I, translated as MANTTLFWHDYETWGINPRKDRASQFAGIRTTLELEVIGEPVMIYCQPCVDFLPHPEALLVTGITPQKAAAEGLNEAEFFTQINEELSKPGTCGVGYNSLRFDDEVSRFGFYRNFIDPYAREWQNGNSRWDLLDLVRMTHALRPEGIEWPEREPGITSFRLELLTAANNIQHEGAHDALVDVRATIAMAKLIREKQPRLYEYYFALRQKSKAAELLNVQKQATVLHISGMIPAELGCISPIVPLMQHPVNSNEMVCFDLRQDPQQLLNASVDEIAKSLYTPNAEREDDTPRIALKGVHINKSPALAPLKTLSPEMTEKWQIDWEVIEQHKQTLLADSGLLDKLKELYSRSPEREPIDADSALYNGFINSGDRKLCNLVTSLSPDRLAGETIAFSDPRLKTLLFRYRARNWPDSLSQQEQWQWQEFCRARLWDGEFGCDFTASDFQEAMQGIAQRDLSDDQKANLQQLVDWVQQYG; from the coding sequence ATGGCAAATACCACCTTATTCTGGCATGACTACGAAACCTGGGGCATTAACCCGCGCAAAGACCGCGCATCCCAGTTTGCAGGCATTCGCACCACTCTGGAATTAGAGGTCATTGGCGAGCCCGTGATGATTTACTGCCAGCCTTGCGTCGACTTCCTACCGCACCCTGAAGCCCTACTGGTCACTGGCATCACACCGCAAAAAGCGGCAGCTGAAGGTTTGAATGAAGCAGAGTTTTTTACCCAGATCAATGAAGAGCTTAGCAAGCCCGGCACCTGTGGCGTGGGTTACAACAGCCTGCGCTTTGATGATGAAGTCAGCCGCTTTGGTTTTTACCGCAATTTTATCGACCCCTACGCCCGTGAATGGCAAAACGGTAATAGTCGTTGGGACTTGCTGGATTTAGTGCGCATGACGCATGCTCTGCGCCCTGAAGGCATTGAATGGCCTGAACGTGAGCCCGGTATTACCAGTTTCCGCCTTGAATTATTGACGGCTGCCAATAACATTCAGCATGAAGGCGCTCACGATGCCTTAGTTGATGTACGCGCTACCATTGCCATGGCTAAGCTAATTCGCGAGAAGCAGCCACGGCTTTACGAGTACTACTTTGCGCTGCGCCAAAAGAGCAAAGCGGCAGAGTTATTGAATGTGCAAAAGCAGGCAACCGTGCTGCACATTTCTGGAATGATTCCGGCAGAGCTAGGGTGTATTTCCCCGATCGTACCGCTGATGCAGCATCCGGTAAATAGCAATGAAATGGTCTGCTTTGATCTACGCCAGGACCCGCAGCAATTATTAAATGCTAGTGTCGATGAAATTGCCAAAAGCTTATATACACCCAATGCAGAACGCGAAGATGACACCCCACGCATTGCGCTAAAAGGCGTACACATCAATAAATCCCCTGCCTTGGCACCGCTTAAAACACTAAGCCCTGAAATGACTGAAAAATGGCAGATTGACTGGGAAGTGATTGAGCAGCACAAACAAACCCTGCTGGCAGATAGTGGCTTACTGGATAAACTGAAAGAGCTCTACAGCCGCTCACCAGAGCGCGAGCCAATTGATGCTGATTCTGCCTTGTACAACGGCTTTATCAATTCTGGCGACCGCAAGCTGTGTAATCTGGTCACCAGCTTATCGCCCGACCGCTTAGCTGGCGAGACAATTGCATTTTCCGATCCACGATTGAAAACCTTGTTATTCCGTTATCGCGCCCGCAACTGGCCGGATAGCCTGAGCCAGCAAGAGCAATGGCAGTGGCAGGAGTTCTGTCGTGCCCGCCTGTGGGATGGGGAGTTTGGTTGTGACTTTACGGCGAGTGATTTTCAGGAAGCCATGCAAGGCATTGCGCAGCGTGATTTGAGTGATGATCAGAAAGCCAATCTTCAACAACTTGTGGATTGGGTTCAGCAGTACGGTTAA
- a CDS encoding tellurite resistance TerB family protein — protein sequence MDAKSVLEELLQTGRQMAAKGQAAIEQKLDIAEPGEKRDSTISGMKTGAVAAGVLALLLGTGAGRRVTGSALKLGSLAAVGGIAWKAYQNWSDKNNVESANNEPDPVPVGMLESDAAEKRSLILLKAMIEAAKADGHIDQDEITSITEQMHKLNLSGDVASFVQKEIASPLNLDELAAMSDSPETSAEIYLVSSMVINKQNEMERAYLDALAAALELPDALLVELEKAKAGALDA from the coding sequence ATGGACGCAAAATCAGTACTTGAAGAACTACTGCAAACCGGACGCCAGATGGCTGCGAAAGGTCAGGCGGCGATTGAGCAGAAGCTTGATATTGCTGAGCCCGGCGAAAAGCGTGATTCAACCATTTCCGGAATGAAAACCGGTGCAGTTGCTGCGGGCGTGTTGGCCTTATTACTGGGCACTGGCGCAGGTCGCCGTGTGACCGGTTCCGCATTAAAACTGGGAAGCTTGGCTGCTGTGGGTGGCATTGCCTGGAAAGCGTATCAAAATTGGTCTGACAAAAATAATGTGGAGTCGGCAAATAACGAGCCTGACCCCGTGCCAGTGGGCATGCTGGAGTCTGATGCAGCTGAAAAACGCAGCTTGATTTTGCTTAAAGCGATGATTGAAGCCGCTAAGGCAGATGGTCATATTGATCAGGATGAAATCACTAGCATCACTGAGCAAATGCATAAGCTGAATTTAAGCGGTGATGTGGCATCCTTTGTACAAAAGGAAATTGCCTCGCCATTGAATCTGGATGAGTTGGCAGCGATGTCTGACAGCCCTGAAACCAGTGCTGAGATCTATTTGGTCTCCTCAATGGTGATCAATAAGCAGAACGAAATGGAGCGCGCTTACTTGGATGCGTTGGCTGCTGCTTTAGAGTTACCGGATGCGTTATTAGTTGAGCTTGAGAAAGCCAAAGCTGGTGCGCTGGATGCTTAG
- the hda gene encoding DnaA regulatory inactivator Hda has protein sequence MSQQMVLNVTSRDSLSFDSFFSTPANEDVFALLKTFSETSQSSQLFVWGEMHSGKSHLLQACCYHASERGQRVSYLPMKSLATYGVAATIGLEAMHMIVIDDIDQVLGNRDWEEALFNLINQSRTSQQRLILSATQNPRYLECQLPDLASRLIWGETHVLYALTDDEKRQVLQQRAAQRGIELSDRVLSYLERHYPRDIGSLLTILNVLDQESLRKHSKITVPFLKQVLDS, from the coding sequence ATGTCACAACAAATGGTGCTAAATGTCACATCGCGTGACAGCTTGAGTTTCGACTCCTTTTTCTCCACACCGGCGAATGAGGATGTGTTTGCTCTGTTAAAAACATTCTCAGAAACCAGCCAATCATCCCAGCTATTTGTATGGGGTGAAATGCACAGTGGAAAATCCCATCTATTACAAGCGTGTTGCTATCACGCCTCGGAGCGTGGGCAGCGAGTCTCCTATTTACCGATGAAATCCTTGGCGACTTATGGCGTTGCGGCGACCATCGGCCTTGAAGCCATGCACATGATCGTGATCGATGATATTGATCAGGTGCTGGGTAATCGCGATTGGGAAGAGGCTTTGTTTAATCTGATTAATCAGTCCCGAACCTCCCAGCAGCGTTTGATCTTAAGTGCCACGCAGAATCCTCGCTATCTTGAGTGTCAGTTGCCGGACTTGGCCTCGCGCCTGATCTGGGGTGAAACGCATGTGTTGTATGCACTGACCGATGATGAGAAGCGCCAGGTACTTCAGCAGCGTGCAGCACAGCGCGGGATTGAGTTAAGCGATCGGGTACTGAGCTACCTGGAGCGCCATTACCCGCGAGATATCGGCTCGCTACTCACTATTTTGAACGTGTTAGATCAGGAAAGCCTACGCAAGCATTCGAAAATAACAGTACCCTTTTTAAAGCAGGTACTTGATTCATAG
- a CDS encoding AI-2E family transporter — protein sequence MTASTQWFWLAMLLVGGFLIYLLSPILLPFVVGALLAYLGDPLVDRLETYKLSRTTSVAIVFAVVFLVLLPFFVFLASLMQGQITNFIVKVPDYLIWLRETLSPQLAAFGIDLPQIDKESLGATLSKEWDVAGGFIKGLVGTVSKSGLVVMGWLINMMLIPVITFYLLRDWDRLVAYVRELLPRNIEPKIAMLAKESDEMLGAFLRGQMLVMMGLGTIYSIGLAIIGVDFALLIGMIAGIISFIPYMGLFVGIAIASVAALVETQSFMMVFWVFVVFGVAQVIEGMFLTPLLVGDRIGLHPVAVIFAVLAGGQLFGFFGILLALPVFAVLAVLLRHAHDSYLESQIYRI from the coding sequence ATGACAGCAAGTACACAATGGTTTTGGCTGGCAATGCTGCTGGTCGGCGGCTTTCTGATTTATCTGTTATCGCCGATCTTATTGCCATTTGTGGTTGGTGCTTTGCTGGCATATTTGGGCGATCCCTTAGTGGATCGGCTGGAAACCTATAAGCTCTCCCGGACCACCTCCGTAGCCATTGTGTTTGCGGTGGTGTTCTTGGTTCTGTTGCCATTCTTTGTGTTCTTGGCTTCTCTGATGCAGGGGCAAATCACTAACTTCATTGTTAAAGTACCTGATTATCTAATCTGGCTGCGTGAGACCTTGTCACCGCAGCTGGCTGCCTTCGGTATTGATCTGCCACAGATTGATAAAGAAAGCTTGGGTGCTACGCTCTCCAAAGAGTGGGATGTTGCCGGTGGCTTCATTAAAGGTTTGGTTGGCACTGTTTCTAAGTCTGGCTTAGTGGTGATGGGCTGGCTGATCAATATGATGCTGATTCCGGTCATCACGTTCTACCTGCTGCGCGACTGGGACCGATTGGTTGCTTATGTCCGCGAACTGCTACCACGTAATATCGAGCCTAAAATTGCCATGCTGGCTAAAGAGTCCGATGAAATGTTGGGTGCTTTTTTGCGTGGCCAGATGCTGGTGATGATGGGTTTAGGCACTATTTACAGCATTGGATTGGCGATTATCGGTGTTGATTTTGCACTGCTGATTGGCATGATCGCGGGCATTATTAGCTTCATTCCCTACATGGGATTGTTTGTTGGTATTGCGATTGCGAGTGTTGCTGCATTAGTAGAAACCCAAAGCTTTATGATGGTATTCTGGGTCTTTGTGGTATTCGGAGTGGCGCAGGTGATCGAGGGAATGTTTTTAACGCCATTGCTGGTCGGTGATCGTATTGGGCTGCATCCGGTGGCGGTCATTTTCGCCGTATTAGCTGGCGGTCAGTTGTTTGGATTTTTCGGAATCCTGCTGGCATTGCCAGTCTTCGCAGTTCTTGCGGTGTTGTTACGACATGCGCATGACTCCTATCTCGAAAGCCAAATATACCGAATCTGA
- the dapB gene encoding 4-hydroxy-tetrahydrodipicolinate reductase codes for MTKVAIVGAAGRMGRVLMEAVHLDETAQLTAATVNVGSSLAGADSGELAAIGKNEIALVDSLDAAADFDVVIDFTVTAATMQHLDWCVANNKAIVIGTTGFSDEQKARIQEAGKTIPVVFSSNMSVGVNLCFKLLDMAARVLGDTVDVEVIEAHHRHKIDAPSGTALSMGEVLADALGRDLKECAVYGREGVTGERDRKTIGFETIRAGDIVGEHTVLFADIGERIEITHKASSRMTFAKGGIRAANWLKGRPPAVYSMQDVLDLN; via the coding sequence ATGACTAAGGTTGCAATTGTCGGCGCTGCCGGACGTATGGGACGAGTTCTGATGGAAGCCGTCCACTTAGATGAAACTGCGCAGTTAACCGCTGCGACGGTGAATGTGGGTAGCTCTCTGGCCGGTGCTGACTCGGGTGAGTTAGCCGCAATCGGTAAGAACGAGATTGCGCTGGTAGACTCTTTGGATGCCGCAGCAGACTTTGACGTTGTTATCGACTTTACGGTAACAGCGGCGACGATGCAGCATTTGGATTGGTGCGTGGCGAACAATAAAGCCATCGTGATCGGTACAACGGGGTTTAGTGATGAGCAAAAAGCCCGTATTCAGGAAGCTGGCAAAACTATTCCGGTGGTCTTTTCATCGAATATGAGTGTGGGTGTGAACCTGTGCTTTAAGTTGTTGGATATGGCCGCACGCGTGCTGGGCGATACCGTCGATGTTGAAGTGATCGAAGCGCATCACCGTCATAAAATTGATGCGCCATCCGGTACGGCACTGAGTATGGGGGAAGTGCTGGCGGATGCTTTAGGGCGCGATTTGAAAGAATGCGCCGTGTATGGTCGTGAAGGCGTAACGGGCGAGCGTGATCGCAAAACGATTGGCTTTGAAACCATTCGTGCCGGTGATATTGTGGGCGAGCACACCGTGCTGTTTGCTGACATCGGTGAGCGCATTGAAATCACCCATAAAGCTTCTAGCCGTATGACCTTTGCTAAAGGTGGAATACGCGCTGCGAACTGGCTAAAAGGTCGCCCGCCTGCTGTTTACTCGATGCAGGATGTGTTGGATTTGAATTGA
- the dnaJ gene encoding molecular chaperone DnaJ codes for MAKQDYYETLGVSKNASESELKKAFKRMAMKHHPDRNPGDAEAEAKFKNIKEAYEILSEPQKRAAYDQFGHAGVDGSAGGRGGFGGGFGGGGGGFGDIFDEIFGGGRGGHNPNRAYRGNDLQYNLDLTLEQAVFGTTVDIRIPTMQNCKPCGGTGAKSGTTPQTCSTCHGQGQVRIQQGFFAVQQTCPSCHGSGKEIKDPCPSCHGQGRTEEHKTLEVKIPMGVDTGDRIRLSGEGEAGMNGGPSGDLYVQMELKQHSIFRRDGSDLHCTIPVRFTTTALGGEVEVPTLNGKVSLKIPAGSQSGKVFRMRGKGVKSVRDAFEGDLFCKIQVETPVNLTKDQKRMLEELEQSLSDGKEKHSPEMHGWGDKTKSFFDNVKGWFEGEK; via the coding sequence ATGGCAAAACAGGACTATTACGAAACGCTTGGCGTCAGCAAAAACGCTAGTGAAAGTGAATTAAAAAAAGCGTTTAAGCGCATGGCGATGAAACACCATCCTGACCGTAACCCCGGTGATGCTGAAGCAGAAGCCAAATTTAAGAACATTAAAGAAGCTTATGAAATATTGAGTGAGCCCCAAAAGCGCGCGGCTTATGACCAGTTTGGTCATGCGGGTGTGGATGGCTCTGCGGGTGGTCGTGGTGGATTTGGCGGCGGCTTCGGTGGCGGCGGTGGCGGCTTTGGCGATATCTTTGATGAGATCTTTGGCGGTGGCCGTGGTGGTCATAATCCGAACCGTGCATATCGCGGTAACGACTTGCAGTACAACTTGGATTTGACACTGGAACAGGCTGTATTTGGTACCACAGTCGATATTCGCATTCCAACCATGCAAAACTGTAAGCCTTGTGGCGGAACCGGTGCTAAATCGGGCACTACACCACAAACCTGCTCAACCTGTCATGGCCAAGGCCAGGTCCGTATTCAGCAAGGTTTCTTTGCGGTACAGCAGACTTGCCCAAGTTGTCATGGTTCAGGAAAAGAAATTAAAGACCCTTGCCCAAGTTGTCACGGACAAGGACGTACAGAAGAACACAAGACGCTGGAAGTTAAGATTCCAATGGGTGTGGATACTGGCGACCGTATTCGTTTGTCGGGCGAAGGCGAAGCTGGCATGAACGGCGGCCCATCCGGTGACTTGTATGTTCAGATGGAGCTTAAGCAACACTCTATCTTCAGACGTGATGGCAGCGATCTGCATTGCACCATTCCCGTTCGCTTTACAACGACCGCACTGGGCGGTGAAGTTGAAGTGCCAACGCTGAATGGTAAAGTTAGTCTGAAGATTCCGGCAGGATCACAGTCTGGAAAAGTATTCCGGATGCGTGGCAAAGGCGTGAAATCAGTCCGCGATGCGTTTGAAGGCGATCTGTTCTGTAAGATTCAGGTAGAAACACCGGTGAATCTGACTAAAGATCAAAAGCGCATGCTGGAAGAGCTGGAGCAAAGTTTGTCAGATGGCAAAGAAAAGCACAGCCCGGAAATGCACGGCTGGGGTGATAAAACCAAATCATTCTTTGATAATGTAAAAGGTTGGTTTGAGGGAGAGAAGTAA